The following coding sequences are from one Augochlora pura isolate Apur16 chromosome 6, APUR_v2.2.1, whole genome shotgun sequence window:
- the Mgtor gene encoding nuclear basket protein megator isoform X1, giving the protein MEKTDESEHNALREVLSDDELTRIPEGFVKKLNAFFNEKFERYITAKAVFETNKKNFDQTLEKLQKNLTEEKSNFEECKEKLTLSEKYTSELQNNLDESKSEISKLQDSVKRLEKENTELRRHRDTVVDERNALQLQVERRDTEIERMHTEISSLGTQLQNAVASKCQALAESEEIRSREMTLEFKEKRLEQERTLIQQQMAGLEEELAKRMSELQATRAESSSRALITDTRLSQRDEELRIANEAATKLRESYTSLQRRCDELSQKLEEQRTQEISMHASYREEIGAQTRLTDLYKSMADEANAKAEEFSNAVKELQELLEHATEQYGGLETTHNQLQLQHKEDLEEKEQKIEELSKELEHANELLKNIKQERLDQAVEQLAPTAAIASRVLRKGLSLTQIYTQLVEVTNELTSQRVENERLKSQMDVILRELEEKAPILQQQREDYETAKANIATLTSRLDELLAENHTLQETSDEANRIAKHHTKENQRLKRELSDLARQVCFLLKEVQENRSGLTMHSSEFSNTAGMDNLATSEIISRKLVTFKDIEELQENNQKLLSIVRTISSRQEEIEKASDEINSGEMKEKLDRYLEQLEDMQAAQDRQTKMLEGLMRQRDMYKNMYQQCLKQTGTSEKEAMDTSEQEVKEEDKEKLTTDESSKVTTTDANVETELKKQLTDCETKLKQVTDEFDTYRKERTAHEKMLGEEVERLRKQAEASSGRCCRLKAQLDSANDRFNLLQANVSSYKSQIKVLEEKCFNYNVTIGKHEQSLMILKDETLSAQTRLSRAEVQLENSRQERQLLRDSEGRLLKEREIFQRERQTHALLRADVESIKASLERVQAEGHLRAEQRLDDAIRECAALRRRLQEEQDRFRELSSHLERQLTTAQERLAEERNITQQIKTELEQARESDSQNAQRIEELNNKLRQAVSHAISKPFTGDENLVKRLKEVEMQLATTQAEAKSLSEQLKAARQQSQQYCDIAESSEAQLRELTAQHNKSREELEKALKDARVEIMGLHKRVQELVEELARVSSGRQETDSELREKLADAERKLEELDEVKGELEIVKSDLQSASVTAKEAEEKYAREMVLHSADLQALAKIKEEARLVDQKITTLTQERNSAVEALELERSACQEREKKFHAEMHEMQERINDLDAQNAILHNQIQELSDKTAIMHSQQTKISDRESPETSFETMNRSFSGLEDDSKSAEQLLRVMKYLRREKDLAVTKFDVLRAENLRIKSQAEVLEKRLKETEAVLNSEREKSEIDVVTTSKHAELLRKVETLNAITDSNRILREERDNLSARMVELTAKVAALSEEVGPLRDSTRDLQVKTEALTQENSSLKAEATRWRQRANALVERANKTSPEDWRRLQTERENLSKLLTSERETYAKRAEEIAQLKTEKSKLEEQLLHLQRQVQAQGEEIQKTSEEARKLSQDLSEALADSSTKTKDLATLKKELGDKEAVLNDIKNKEIQIRKIAKKYKTQYEDLAKTVEEEKTRTEESRMTAGTSGTEDTSQVSQEREDQLREEGRAELRQANIELTAKIDELSRQMETVQSEAELLKKEIDTMNKTSVEKEERAKQVLKGARTKIMQLTESKKTCEKELLDLKTKLETGATESDTSEHDARLVALKSQMEGRISRLEHEKSEIQAEKETLVQRVNQLQRQLAGVSGVSATTEPPTANIKPMSARAETPLASIRPMSVVVQSRTAAVLPTTASAPVMVAPHQQQQSQQQVVHTTETSSPTSSLPDFQPASTSSSSQTAPSTLRQLVVQPQLSESAESTQREDPESAETLNVQQQQCQQQQQQQQQQQTVALVSPRVEQQQQQQQPAASDQQQTVASSSTQSVSTSQASTGHKRPRTLDSTASGSGIEGIDHSRQDQALSPKTKRSRQEMASTASASASEVEYQVPTSSQRDQDEEVEEGCVVVVDCDEGEGGGNHQAQEEEEFDNDPYEMEEEEEMPYEVEGEVERDNNEVEIIMGEDSTSVEVPRQAQVTVPTNQQQQQSEAISSAGPTGEPPTSFATRSSRGIAPMPRQQQQQHLLLPQQGYEDGGDDSIVPSTPTLFVPRRGDGFGEAVSSPQVPQGRFTFGDSSAPTTASSTPSMSASSGSAARTIFGSSSSSVAQVVQEGMDDSRMDLVQLDDGGTGRSVPTTPLQVSPAADLPPSTSSGPSEEPETMVSVTPASVTGTTVGDTSEEPAIPSIRVVGVDDQQHSQTEIITESMTPTEGMSSDSEKRTEEAGPLMSGEDDAIDAGEGTEEPGSDIVEDEVEEESCEAEASPSSNTRQRVMRQAAVAAAAATTATARRSSRSPFRAARGSRPTPIVWESQSGRGQPVVRGGHATRGPNNETGRGRGTRGRRMRSKYPSYARF; this is encoded by the exons ATGGAAAAGACTGACGAGAGCGAGCACAACGCGTTACGAGAGGTTTTAAGTGACGATGAATTGACACGAATCCCAGAAGGATTCGTTAAGAAGTTAAATGCGTTCTTTAACGAGAAATTCGAACGTTACATTACAGCTAAGGCAGTTTTCGAAaccaataaaaagaattttg ATCAAACTTTAGAGAAACTGCAAAAGAATTTAACAGAAGAGAAGTCAAATTTTGAGGAATGCAAGGAGAAGTTGACTTTGTCAGAGAAGTATACTTCtgaattacaaaacaatttggATGAATCTAAGagtgaaatatcaaaattgcAGGACTCTGTTAAGAG GTTGGAGAAAGAGAACACAGAGTTACGCAGACACAGAGACACGGTTGTGGACGAACGAAATGCATTGCAACTACAGGTTGAAAGACGGGATACAGAGATTGAAAGAATGCATACAGAAATATCTTCTCTAGGTACACAACTACAGAATGCAGTTGCATCCAAATGTCAAGCACTCGCAGAGTCAGAAGAGATTCGGAGTCGTGAAATGACCCTCGAATTTAA ggAGAAACGActagagcaagagagaacTTTGATTCAACAACAAATGGCAGGACTTGAAGAAGAATTAGCAAAGAGGATGTCGGAATTACAAGCTACTAGAGCTGAATCATCTTCACGGGCTCTTATAACCGATACTCGTTTGTCACAACGCGACGAAGAATTACGCATCGCTAATGAAGCAGCAACGAAGTTGCGAGAATCTTATACATCTTTACAAAGGCGCTGTGATGAACTGTCCCAGAAACTGGAGGAACAACGTACACAAGAAATTTCTATGCACGCTTCTTATAGAGAAGAGATTGGTGCACAAACCAGACTAACAGATCTTTATAAATCCATGGCCGATGAAGCCAATGCTAAAGCTGAAGAATTTAGCAATGCAGTTAAAGAACTACAAGAATTATTAGAGCATGCTACTGAACAGTATGGTGGACTTGAGACAACGCACAATCAGCTTCAGTTACAGCACAAAGAAGATTTAGAAGAAAAGGAACAGAAGATAGAAGAACTTTCAAAAGAATTGGAACATGCGAATGAGTTGCTTAAGAATATCAAGCAag aaCGATTGGATCAAGCTGTTGAGCAACTTGCACCAACAGCGGCCATTGCCAGCCGCGTGTTGAGGAAAGGTCTCAGTCTGACGCAAATTTATACACAATTAGTCGAAGTAACGAATGAATTAACATCGCAACGCGTAGAGAATGAACGTTTAAAATCTCAGATGGATGTTATCCTGCGTGAACTAGAGGAAAAGGCACCCATTTTGCAGCAACAACGCGAAGATTATGAAACTGCTAAGGCCAATATCGCGACACTTACATCTAGATTAGATGAACTTCTAGCTGAGAACCATACGTTGCAGGAAACATCAGACGAAGCGAATCGTATTGCTAAACATCATACTAAGGAAAATCAAAGGCTGAAGAGAGAGTTATCAGATTTGGCGCGTCAG GTGTGTTTCCTTTTGAAAGAAGTACAAGAGAACAGAAGTGGTTTAACCATGCATTCGAGTGAATTCTCGAATACTGCAGGTATGGACAATCTCGCTACATCGGAGATCATCAGTAGAAAGCTTGTCACTTTTAAAGACATTGAAGAATTGCAAGAAAacaatcaaaaattattatcaatagtTCGTACTATATCATCAAGACAGGAAGAGATTGAAAAAGCATCTGATGAAATCAATTCTGGAGAAATGAAAGAGAAGTTGGACAG GTATTTAGAACAGTTGGAGGACATGCAAGCTGCTCAGGACAGACAAACGAAAATGTTGGAGGGTCTTATGAGACAAAGagatatgtataaaaatatgtatcaaCAATGCTTGAAGCAGACAGGTACATCGGAGAAGGAGGCTATGGATACGTCTGAACAAGAAGTCAAGGAAGAAGACAAAGAGAAACTGACCACCGACGAGTCGTCTAAAGTCACTACTACCGATGCTAACGTAGAAACAGAATTGAAGAAGCAATTGACAGACTGTGAAACTAAATTGAAACAGGTTACAGACGAATTCGACACTTACAGAAAAGAAAGAACTGCTCACGAGAAAATGTTGGGCGAAGAAGTAGAGAGGCTTAGAAAGCAAGCGGAAGCAAGTTCGGGTCGCTGTTGTAGATTGAAAGCGCAATTAGACTCTGCGAATGATAGATTTAATCTCCTACAAGCAAACGTTTCTTCTTACAAATCCCAAATAAAGGTGCTCGAAgagaaatgtttcaattacAACGTAACAATCG GTAAACACGAACAGAGCTTGATGATTCTGAAAGACGAAACTTTGTCAGCTCAAACGCGACTATCTCGAGCAGAAGTGCAGCTAGAGAACTCGCGACAAGAGAGACAACTTCTACGAGATTCGGAAGGTCGTCTGCTCAAGGAACGTGAAATATTCCAACGAGAGCGGCAAACGCACGCTTTATTGCGAGCAGATGTTGAGTCTATTAAAGCTAGTTTAGAGCGTGTCCAAGCTGAGGGTCATTTGCGTGCAGAACAACGTCTGGACGATGCGATACGGGAGTGTGCAGCATTGCGACGGCGGTTACAAGAAGAACAAGACAGATTTAGGGAATTGTCTAGCCATTTGGAGAGACAACTTACTACAGCGCAAGAAAGGCTTGCCGAGGAACGTAATATAACACagcaaataaaaacagaattggAGCAAGCTCGCGAATCCGATTCTCAGAATGCACAGCGGATCGAGGAGCTTAACAATAAACTTAGACAAGCTGTTAGCCATGCTATATCAAAGCCTTTTACTG GTGATGAAAATCTCGTGAAGAGATTAAAAGAAGTTGAGATGCAACTTGCGACAACGCAGGCGGAGGCAAAATCATTGTCGGAACAGTTGAAAGCTGCACGGCAGCAAAGCCAACAATATTGTGACATAGCCGAGAGTTCAGAAGCGCAATTAAGAGAGCTGACCGCGCAGCACAATAAATCTAGAGAAGAATTAGAAAAGGCTTTGAAGGATGCACGCGTAGAAATAATGGGTCTTCACAAGAGAGTGCAGGAGCTAGTGGAAGAATTAGCAAGAGTTTCTAGCGGTAGACAAGAAACTGATTCAGAACTAAGAGAAAAATTAGCTGATGCAGAAAGAAAACTTGAGGAGCTAGATGAAGTTAAAGGAGAATTAGAGATTGTCAAAAGTGATTTACAATCTGCTTCGGTAACTGCGAAAGAAGCTGAAGAAAAATACGCTAGAGAAATGGTTCTGCATTCAGCAGACCTGCAG GCATTAGCTAAGATTAAAGAAGAAGCACGGTTAGTGGACCAGAAAATTACAACCTTAACTCAGGAAAGAAACAGTGCCGTAGAAGCTTTGGAACTTGAAAGATCGGCTTGTCaagaaagggaaaagaaaTTCCATGCTGAAATGCATGAAATGCAAGAACGTATAAATGACTTAGATGCACAAAATGCTATTTTACACAATCAAATTCAGGAGTTGAGCGATAAAACAGCGATCATGCATAGTCAACAAACCAAGATCAGTGACCGAGAAAGCCCTGAAACCAGCTTCGAAACTATGAACCGCAGCTTTAGTGGATTAGAAGATGACTCTAAATCGGCAGAACAATTGTTGAGAGTAATGAAGTACTTGAGGCGCGAGAAAGATCTGGCTGTAACAAAATTCGACGTTCTTAGGGCGGAGAATCTGAGAATAAAATCTCAAGCAGAG GTGCTCGAAAAGAGATTGAAAGAAACGGAAGCGGTTCTTAAttcagaaagagagaaatccGAGATCGATGTAGTAACCACGTCCAAGCATGCAGAGCTGTTACGAAAAGTTGAAACTTTGAATGCGATCACGGACTCAAACAGAATTTTGAGAGAGGAAAGGGATAATTTGAGCGCAAGAATGGTAGAACTTACTGCAAAGGTTGCGGCGCTCTCTGAGGAAGTAGGCCCACTTCGAGATTCGACAAGAGATTTGCAAGTGAAGACTGAAGCTTTGACGCAAGAGAATTCGAGTCTCAAAGCAGAAGCAACTAGATGGAGACAAAGAGCCAACGCGCTGGTGGAGAGAGCCAATAAGACAAGTCCAGAAGATTGGCGAAGATTGCAAACTGAACGTGAGAATCTTAGCAAATTACTTACATCAGAGCGAGAAACATATGCAAAACGTGCTGAAGAGATAGCTCAGCTGAAGACCGAGAAATCTAAGCTTGAAGAACAGTTGCTTCATCTCCAGAGACAAGTGCAAGCACAAGGTGAAGAAATCCAAAAGACTTCTGAGGAAGCTCGCAAGCTGAGCCAGGATTTGAGTGAAGCTCTCGCTGACTCTTCCACCAAGACTAAAGATCTGGCGACATTGAAGAAGGAGCTTGGGGACAAAGAAGCGGTCCTTAATGATATCAAGAACAAAGAGATACAGATTCGAAAGATAGCAAAGAAATACAAGACACAGTACGAGGATCTCGCGAAAAcggtggaggaggagaagaCTAGAACCGAAGAGTCTCGAATGACAGCTGGTACTTCTGGTACCGAAGACACCTCGCAGGTATCTCAAGAGCGTGAGGACCAGTTGAGAGAAGAAGGTCGAGCAGAACTACGACAAGCGAACATAGAGCTGACTGCAAAAATCGACGAGTTGTCCCGACAAATGGAGACTGTGCAAAGCGAGGCCGAGTTGCTCAAGAAGGAAATAGACACGATGAATAAAACCAGCGTTGAGAAAGAAGAGCGTGCCAAACAAGTACTCAAAGGTGCTAGAACGAAGATCATGCAGCTGACAGAATCGAAGAAAACCTGCGAGAAAGAATTGCTTGATTTGAAGACAAAACTAGAGACAGGTGCTACGGAATCGGATACTAGTGAACACGATGCTCGACTGGTAGCTCTTAAATCTCAGATGGAGGGCAGAATCTCCCGTCTGGAGCACGAAAAATCAGAGATTCAAGCAGAAAAGGAAACTTTGGTGCAAAGAGTCAACCAGTTGCAACGTCAGTTGGCAGGAGTCAGTGGCGTTAGTGCCACCACGGAACCGCCTACAGCTAATATTAAACCAATGTCCGCTCGAGCTGAGACTCCGTTAGCAAGTATCCGTCCTATGAGTGTTGTTGTTCAATCTAGAACTGCTGCGGTTCTACCTACCACTGCTAGTGCACCAGTAATGGTAGCGCCTCATCAACAACAACAGTCGCAGCAGCAGGTGGTGCACACCACTGAAACCAGCTCTCCAACCAGTAGTCTTCCGGATTTCCAACCAGCCAGCACTAGCAGTTCGTCGCAGACGGCTCCCAGCACTTTGCGTCAACTAGTTGTACAGCCTCAGTTGAGCGAGTCGGCAGAGTCAACGCAAAGAGAGGATCCAGAGAGTGCTGAGACACTCAATGTCCAGCAACAACAATgtcaacagcaacagcagcagcaacaacaacagcagaCTGTAGCGTTGGTCAGCCCAAGAGTcgagcaacaacaacagcaacaacaacctGCTGCTAGCGACCAACAGCAGACTGTAGCTAGTAGTTCCACGCAGTCGGTGAGCACGTCTCAAGCTTCCACAGGTCATAAGCGTCCTAGAACACTTGATTCAACAGCATCAGGATCTGGAATCGAGGGTATCGATCACAGTAGGCAGGATCAGGCGTTAAGTCCCAAAACCAAACGCAGCAGACAAGAAATGGCATCCACTGCCAGCGCTAGCGCTTCAGAAGTCGAGTACCAG GTGCCAACGTCGAGCCAGCGGGATCAGGATGAAGAAGTCGAGGAGGGCTGTGTAGTTGTAGTGGACTGTGACGAAGGTGAGGGTGGTGGTAACCACCAAGCGCAAGAAGAGGAAGAATTTGACAATGACCCGTACgagatggaagaagaagaggagatgCCTTACGAAGTCGAGGGCGAGGTGGAGAGGGACAATAACGAAGTTGAGATTATCATGGGTGAAGATTCCACTAGCGTAGAAGTTCCCAGGCAGGCACAAGTCACGGTACCCACAAaccagcaacaacaacagtcCGAAGCAATAAGCAGCGCCGGACCAACTGGAGAACCACCGACATCATTCGCAACAAGATCATCGCGTGGTATTGCACCAATGCCTaggcagcaacaacaacaacatcTACTTTTG CCCCAACAGGGATACGAGGATGGTGGCGACGACAGTATAGTGCCGAGTACTCCAACTTTGTTCGTGCCTCGTCGCGGAGATGGATTTGGAGAAGCTGTTAGTTCACCACAGGTTCCTCAAGGACGTTTCACCTTTGGAGACTCCTCAGCACCTACGACTGCATCGTCTACTCCATCCATGTCGGCCTCCTCTGGTTCAGCAGCTCGAACGATATTTGGTTCGTCGAGTTCTAGCGTGGCACAAGTAGTCCAGGAGGGCATGGATGACAGTAGAATGGACCTGGTTCAATTAGATGACGGTGGTACCGGCCGTAGCGTACCTACAACGCCCTTGCAAGTTTCACCGGCAGCTGATTTACCACCTTCG ACAAGCAGTGGACCATCCGAAGAGCCGGAAACAATGGTCTCAGTGACCCCTGCGTCAGTAACAGGTACCACTGTTGGTGATACTAGCGAAGAACCTGCGATACCTAGTATACGTGTAGTCGGTGTCGATGATCAGCAACATAGTCAAACTGAAATAATCACAGAATCTATGACACCGACTGAAG GAATGAGCTCGGACAGTGAGAAGCGTACAGAGGAAGCTGGGCCATTGATGTCTGGAGAGGATGATGCGATTGATGCTGGCGAAGGCACCGAAGAACCCGGAAGCGATATAGTGGAGGATGAAGTTGAGGAAGAGAGTTGCGAGGCCGAGGCAAGTCCATCTAGTAACACACGACAAAGGGTGATGCGACAAGCTGCAGTCGCAGCAGCCGCTGCCACAACAGCTACTGCCAGAAGATCGTCTCGGTCGCCATTTAGAGCAGCACGGGGTAGTCGGCCTACGCCTATCGTTTGGGAAAGCCAGTCTGGCAGGG GACAACCTGTGGTTCGTGGAGGACACGCGACGAGAGGGCCTAACAACGAGACCGGAAGAGGACGTGGAACAAGAGGACGCCGAATGCGCTCTAAATATCCATCATACGCGCGATTCTAA